A region of Saccharococcus thermophilus DNA encodes the following proteins:
- a CDS encoding fatty acid--CoA ligase: MYMTIGEVFSQTVRKFPKKEAVVDIAKGRRYTYVQWEQEVNRLANALLEAGVQKGDRVSTVLYNTFELGTAFFACAKIGAVFNPINFRLKPKEIAYIFEDAMPKVVLFEKAVEPQITSIHDQFPHISFWYIDEDTPAYAADYHMLVQTAKVTPPAIEVRESDMYAMMYTSGTTGRPKGVMHRHRDMIEQSMICNAVMRIRDTDRGLVSAPMFHCAELHCCFLPRVHAGATNVILHHFDPKLVLKTIEQERITLLFAAPTMWNMLLQENVSDYDLSSLRLGLYGAAPMAPVLVKECQERLGIQLIQAYGMTEMGPAVTFLLEDEQFTKAGSAGRACLNHEIRVVRPREDGPSDPDEVLPPGEVGEIIMRGPCMMAGYYNREEATAKAVYKGWYHSGDLGYIDEDGYLYVADRVDDMIISGGENVYPREVEDVLYEHRGVLDVAVVGEPDEKWGEKVVAFVVKKDPDVTAEELEQFCKNSDRLAPYKRPRAYYFVDALPRNASGKIQKFLLREQMKNVAKSGKEG, translated from the coding sequence AACGCGCTGCTTGAAGCGGGCGTACAAAAAGGAGACCGGGTATCCACCGTTTTGTACAATACGTTTGAACTTGGGACGGCGTTTTTCGCCTGCGCGAAAATCGGCGCCGTGTTCAACCCGATTAATTTTCGTTTAAAGCCAAAAGAAATCGCTTACATTTTTGAAGACGCGATGCCAAAAGTCGTCTTGTTCGAGAAAGCGGTAGAGCCGCAAATAACGAGCATCCATGATCAATTCCCGCACATTTCCTTTTGGTACATTGACGAAGATACACCAGCATATGCCGCTGATTATCACATGCTTGTCCAAACGGCGAAAGTAACGCCTCCAGCCATCGAAGTACGAGAAAGCGACATGTACGCGATGATGTACACCAGCGGCACGACCGGCCGGCCAAAAGGGGTGATGCACCGTCATCGCGATATGATTGAGCAAAGCATGATTTGCAATGCGGTCATGCGCATTCGCGATACGGATCGCGGGCTTGTCAGCGCTCCGATGTTTCATTGCGCGGAGCTGCACTGCTGCTTTTTGCCGCGCGTGCATGCCGGCGCGACGAATGTCATTCTTCACCATTTTGATCCGAAGCTTGTCTTAAAAACGATCGAACAGGAACGCATTACGTTATTATTTGCTGCGCCAACGATGTGGAACATGCTTTTGCAGGAAAATGTAAGCGATTACGATTTATCTTCGCTCCGTCTCGGATTGTACGGTGCCGCCCCGATGGCTCCGGTTCTTGTGAAAGAATGCCAAGAGCGGCTGGGCATCCAGCTTATTCAAGCGTACGGCATGACGGAAATGGGGCCGGCGGTGACGTTTTTGCTGGAAGATGAACAGTTTACAAAAGCCGGTTCTGCCGGCCGCGCCTGCCTGAATCATGAAATTCGCGTCGTCAGGCCGCGGGAAGACGGCCCGTCCGATCCGGACGAGGTGCTGCCGCCGGGAGAAGTCGGCGAGATTATTATGCGGGGGCCGTGCATGATGGCCGGCTATTACAACCGTGAAGAAGCAACGGCAAAAGCGGTGTATAAAGGATGGTATCATTCCGGCGACTTAGGCTATATCGATGAAGACGGTTACCTGTATGTTGCCGACCGTGTCGATGACATGATTATTAGCGGCGGCGAAAACGTCTACCCCCGCGAAGTGGAAGATGTGCTGTATGAACACCGCGGTGTGCTTGATGTCGCTGTTGTCGGCGAGCCGGATGAAAAGTGGGGCGAAAAAGTGGTGGCATTTGTTGTCAAAAAAGATCCGGATGTTACTGCAGAGGAGCTGGAGCAATTTTGCAAAAACAGCGACCGCCTCGCCCCTTACAAACGGCCGCGCGCCTATTACTTCGTCGACGCCCTGCCGCGCAACGCAAGCGGAAAAATTCAAAAATTTTTGCTTCGCGAACAAATGAAAAACGTGGCGAAAAGCGGAAAAGAGGGATGA